One window from the genome of Leptospira ryugenii encodes:
- a CDS encoding cell division protein ZapA, producing the protein MADSASSPQKITKQIFGETYTIVGEASPDYIHTVAEYVEARMKEIAQGLPQASKTKIAVLCALNLADELFQLKDKSLDPNQSKEIEDRTQKIISLLEEGIIGDIY; encoded by the coding sequence ATGGCAGATTCTGCCTCTTCACCTCAAAAAATCACAAAACAAATCTTTGGTGAAACCTACACCATCGTTGGCGAAGCAAGTCCCGACTACATACATACCGTAGCAGAGTATGTAGAAGCTCGCATGAAAGAAATCGCGCAAGGTTTGCCACAGGCTTCAAAAACAAAAATAGCAGTACTCTGTGCTTTAAACCTTGCTGATGAATTGTTCCAACTGAAAGATAAGTCACTCGACCCCAACCAATCGAAAGAGATTGAGGATAGAACACAAAAAATCATCTCATTACTCGAAGAAGGAATCATCGGGGATATCTATTGA
- a CDS encoding TetR/AcrR family transcriptional regulator, with translation MGKKLVHKTGRPRKETRVLNRELITDAAWALANQFGVSGFSLKDLAERLNIRSPSLYNHIQDLGEVQRELSARALLELNRYLVESQMSSQNKPSKERFQNFCASYRKFAATHPKVYETILGSPKENESHKKAAEQTLRICQDSLGLKVLDSEAVHKIRILRATLHGFVSIEFQSGFGLKESVEESFQWLVQMLYEQVVSR, from the coding sequence ATGGGAAAAAAACTAGTCCATAAAACAGGAAGGCCTAGAAAAGAAACTAGAGTGCTAAATCGAGAGCTCATAACCGATGCGGCCTGGGCTCTTGCCAATCAATTCGGAGTCAGTGGTTTTTCTTTGAAAGACTTGGCAGAGAGATTGAACATTCGTTCGCCTTCTCTCTACAACCATATTCAGGATTTAGGAGAGGTGCAGAGAGAACTCTCTGCCAGAGCGCTCCTCGAGCTAAATCGGTATTTGGTGGAAAGCCAAATGTCTTCCCAAAACAAACCATCTAAAGAAAGGTTTCAAAATTTTTGTGCCTCCTATAGAAAGTTTGCCGCAACTCACCCCAAGGTCTATGAAACAATCTTAGGCAGTCCGAAAGAAAACGAAAGCCATAAAAAAGCTGCCGAACAAACTCTACGGATATGCCAAGATTCTCTCGGCTTAAAAGTCCTAGATAGTGAGGCAGTTCATAAAATCAGAATCCTCCGTGCCACCTTACATGGATTTGTGAGCATAGAGTTCCAGTCTGGATTTGGTTTGAAGGAATCAGTAGAAGAAAGTTTCCAATGGCTTGTGCAAATGCTCTACGAGCAAGTGGTATCGCGATGA
- the rpmI gene encoding 50S ribosomal protein L35 gives MYKLKTNRAAAKRFKFTKNGKIKRGAAFRRHILEKKSPKMKHQSRGMHVIHETDYNRVEKLLPYGG, from the coding sequence ATGTACAAACTCAAAACCAACAGAGCTGCTGCAAAGCGCTTTAAGTTCACAAAGAATGGAAAGATCAAAAGAGGAGCTGCTTTTCGAAGGCACATCCTTGAAAAAAAATCTCCCAAGATGAAGCACCAAAGCCGTGGAATGCATGTCATCCACGAAACCGATTACAACCGAGTAGAAAAACTTCTACCTTACGGAGGTTAA
- a CDS encoding chemotaxis protein CheW, with translation MAGILGEYTEVFLEESEDQIEELNANLLRLEKDHDNHEIINDIFRAAHSLKSSSAFVGLYNLSDLAHKMENLLQQIREGSLEINVSLVNLLFECFDLIKQVIDGVANGFKVETPFTSMIDKLAKYEEDHKGGKTQTKSDAPLAKAEKLQSDLPAKIELHDEDWKEIKSLLREKSGSKLFQVCLRLKADTPMQNLRLLLIVQAVKQTGTIYRAEPSEEALDNGEGNSGISFLSVSQLSRENLYSQCNIDMVESLSVDEVIPPVTEMDVLEEEVHEEESLPKKAFGSASETSQSLPNGNFDKAVSESKVVMRTIKVSSDKLDELMNNVGELVITNSGFQKIYDDLVAQFGEDSLFNELKGKIDQINRISKDLQTGIMNIRMVPIGSVFNRFTRLVRDLSLETGKQVNLVLRGESTELDKKVIDAIGEPLIHLIRNSVDHGVEPPSERKAAGKPEEGTVELNAYQGGSNIMVEIRDDGRGLNKSKILKKAIERGLVSESEAINLSESEIYNFIFAPGFSTADKISDISGRGVGMNVVNKLIEEFKGKILIQSEEGKGSSFTLSFPQALAIIPSILVTMEEEVYAFPLSEVSETIKVNVDQITTLEGHEIINLRGEVLPIYRLNRILGLADKAELSEVPVIIVNYKTRKLGFIVDDLIGKHETVIKSLGKNFRDVKGLTGATIMGDGTIILVLDITGLIEIASDLLGLEENKITGDMMKRTSTIRSLEMSDSNTIFKSKLATNVYNSKLLEIRSKEKTKVKKDRNKVEHHVIVPKEEVFYEEKTSNPKVEPETKAHTNGQSQHTDTHSTSVSSSIATIEAVDAKTIEVQRLAEKAKSEKASAEDRKQAAEIIKGFVEQKEERLSKISSDQSTDISKLMSNKDIKKLENIVNSGMMNAGVVLSQLVGKEVELFIPEIKLTDREGLAREFRFSNDEFFGVKIRMNGDLNGNLLMMFSEDNGREVAKELLGSDAQSEAIQGKKLSDDMTSVLSEISNIVCSSVMNSLSNKLKKEILPSVPEMITGSFLDVLDIVKPERTKFLSMHTEFNHEGSNLLGVLLFLPDFDELVDLIQNT, from the coding sequence TTGGCTGGAATCTTAGGCGAATACACAGAAGTCTTTTTAGAAGAATCAGAAGACCAAATTGAAGAGCTTAACGCAAATCTTTTAAGGTTAGAAAAAGACCATGATAACCATGAGATTATCAATGATATCTTTCGTGCAGCACACTCTCTAAAAAGTTCATCTGCTTTTGTCGGCCTTTACAATCTTTCTGACCTTGCGCATAAGATGGAAAACCTTCTCCAACAAATTCGGGAAGGTTCGCTTGAGATCAATGTATCACTGGTAAATCTTTTATTTGAATGTTTTGATCTGATAAAACAAGTGATAGATGGAGTTGCCAATGGATTTAAGGTTGAAACTCCTTTTACTAGCATGATCGATAAACTGGCAAAGTATGAAGAAGACCATAAGGGAGGAAAAACACAAACAAAATCAGATGCGCCCCTTGCGAAAGCTGAAAAGTTGCAATCCGATTTGCCAGCAAAAATAGAATTACACGATGAGGATTGGAAAGAAATAAAATCTCTTCTTCGAGAAAAAAGCGGTTCTAAACTCTTTCAGGTTTGTTTGCGCTTAAAAGCAGATACTCCGATGCAAAACCTACGTTTGCTTTTGATCGTCCAAGCCGTAAAACAAACAGGCACTATATACCGAGCTGAACCATCGGAAGAGGCTTTGGATAATGGCGAAGGCAATTCAGGCATATCCTTTTTGAGTGTAAGCCAACTTTCTAGAGAGAACTTATACAGCCAATGTAACATTGATATGGTGGAAAGTCTTTCTGTTGACGAAGTCATTCCTCCTGTAACAGAAATGGATGTGCTTGAAGAAGAAGTTCATGAAGAAGAAAGCCTTCCCAAAAAAGCCTTCGGATCAGCATCTGAGACAAGTCAATCCCTGCCCAATGGAAATTTTGATAAAGCTGTCTCTGAATCAAAGGTTGTCATGCGGACCATCAAAGTTTCCTCAGATAAATTGGATGAACTTATGAATAACGTCGGTGAGTTGGTTATTACCAATTCCGGTTTTCAAAAAATTTATGACGATTTGGTTGCGCAATTTGGAGAGGATTCCCTTTTCAATGAACTTAAAGGCAAAATAGACCAAATCAATAGGATCTCTAAGGATCTACAAACAGGGATCATGAATATCCGAATGGTTCCCATCGGTTCGGTATTCAATCGTTTCACTCGACTTGTAAGGGACCTTTCATTGGAAACTGGCAAACAAGTCAATTTAGTGCTAAGAGGTGAATCGACTGAACTCGATAAAAAAGTAATCGATGCCATTGGGGAACCACTGATCCACTTGATCCGAAATTCAGTAGACCATGGGGTGGAGCCACCTAGTGAGCGTAAGGCGGCTGGCAAACCGGAAGAAGGTACGGTTGAATTGAATGCCTACCAGGGCGGCTCGAATATCATGGTTGAAATTAGAGATGATGGTCGAGGACTCAATAAAAGTAAAATTCTAAAAAAGGCGATAGAAAGAGGTCTTGTTTCAGAATCAGAAGCAATTAACCTCTCCGAATCAGAAATTTATAATTTCATATTTGCTCCTGGATTCTCTACAGCAGACAAAATTTCCGACATCTCTGGACGGGGAGTTGGGATGAATGTGGTAAACAAATTGATTGAAGAGTTCAAAGGAAAAATTTTGATCCAATCAGAAGAAGGCAAAGGCTCTTCTTTTACCTTATCCTTTCCTCAGGCTCTGGCGATCATTCCGTCCATCCTGGTTACCATGGAAGAAGAGGTCTATGCTTTCCCATTATCTGAGGTATCAGAGACGATTAAAGTAAATGTAGACCAAATCACAACTTTGGAAGGACACGAAATTATAAATCTCCGTGGAGAGGTCCTACCAATTTATAGATTGAATCGTATCTTAGGACTGGCTGATAAAGCGGAATTGAGTGAAGTGCCTGTGATCATCGTCAACTATAAGACCAGAAAATTGGGCTTTATTGTGGATGATTTGATCGGAAAGCATGAGACAGTGATAAAATCTCTTGGCAAAAACTTTCGAGATGTCAAGGGTCTCACGGGTGCGACCATTATGGGCGATGGGACCATTATTTTAGTTCTGGATATCACTGGATTAATTGAAATCGCATCAGATTTGTTAGGTTTGGAAGAAAATAAGATCACAGGCGATATGATGAAGAGAACATCCACCATTCGTTCTCTCGAAATGTCCGATTCAAATACCATCTTCAAGTCAAAACTAGCAACAAACGTATATAACTCTAAACTTTTAGAAATTCGTTCCAAAGAAAAGACAAAGGTGAAAAAAGACCGGAACAAAGTGGAACACCATGTCATTGTTCCCAAAGAAGAAGTTTTCTATGAGGAAAAAACTTCTAACCCCAAAGTAGAGCCAGAAACAAAAGCACATACAAATGGACAATCGCAACATACGGACACGCACTCGACTTCCGTTAGTTCATCCATTGCCACAATAGAAGCGGTGGATGCAAAGACAATAGAAGTCCAAAGACTTGCTGAGAAGGCAAAATCAGAAAAGGCTAGTGCAGAGGACCGAAAACAAGCTGCGGAAATCATTAAAGGCTTTGTGGAGCAAAAAGAAGAGCGACTCTCAAAGATATCATCAGATCAGTCAACTGACATCAGCAAGTTGATGTCCAATAAAGATATCAAAAAATTAGAGAACATAGTCAATTCAGGAATGATGAATGCAGGCGTCGTTTTATCCCAATTAGTTGGGAAGGAAGTAGAGTTATTCATCCCTGAAATTAAATTAACAGATAGAGAAGGCCTCGCCCGAGAATTCAGATTTTCAAATGATGAGTTTTTTGGAGTCAAGATTCGGATGAACGGGGACCTAAATGGTAACTTACTGATGATGTTTTCGGAAGACAATGGCCGAGAGGTAGCGAAAGAACTATTAGGTTCTGATGCGCAAAGTGAGGCCATCCAAGGCAAAAAGCTTTCCGATGATATGACTTCAGTTTTATCTGAAATTTCGAACATTGTATGTTCCAGTGTTATGAATTCATTATCCAATAAACTTAAAAAGGAGATCCTCCCCTCAGTGCCAGAGATGATCACGGGAAGTTTTTTGGATGTCTTGGATATCGTAAAACCGGAGCGAACCAAGTTCTTATCCATGCACACAGAATTCAATCATGAGGGTAGCAATCTACTTGGAGTACTTCTCTTCTTGCCAGACTTCGATGAACTTGTCGATTTAATCCAAAACACATGA
- the thrS gene encoding threonine--tRNA ligase, giving the protein MSNLQITLPDGSHKTLEKGKSFRDFIETQLPFLKDKALAVRVNGETKDLSLCPETDATVQFLTFEDTEGKEVFHHSSAHLLGMAVQHLWPNARLTVGPVIENGPGFFFYDIDFGDVVITTEDLPKIEAEMAKIVKEDLSVKRWELKKEEAIQKFKSENEPYKVELIQGFDSETVSLYGQGDWYDLCRGPHVPRTGLLKAFKLTAISGAYWKGDSKNKMLTRIYGVSFPSKKLLDEYIFLIEEAKKRDHRKLGKELDLFSFQDEAPGFPFWHPKGTLLWNTLASYIREQCFQRGYHEIKTPTILNSTLWKRSGHWDNFKENMYFTEIDEADFAVKPMNCPGCSLIYKYHMHSYRELPLRYMELGTVHRHEMSGVLHGLFRVRAFTQDDAHIYAPLDKVESEVEDIIDFTFEVYKKFGFSEFKTFIATRPEKSQGSDEDWNLATNALHDALKKKGIEYGIKEGEGAFYGPKIEFNIKDSLGRLWQCGTVQIDFSMPNRFELEFTASDGKKHAPVMIHRAIYGSLERFIGILIEHYEGKFPLWLNPTQIRIVTVAESHNDYAKDVFRDLKSRDFRVEMDLRNEKIGAKIRESILRRANYTVILGDKEKEQGTVSIRRLGEETTETLSRDGFLALLVGEVS; this is encoded by the coding sequence ATGTCAAATTTACAGATCACACTTCCCGACGGTTCTCACAAAACACTCGAGAAGGGAAAATCCTTTCGAGATTTTATCGAGACCCAGCTTCCATTTCTGAAAGATAAGGCCTTGGCCGTACGTGTGAATGGAGAAACCAAGGACCTCAGCCTCTGTCCAGAAACTGATGCGACGGTACAATTTTTGACATTTGAAGATACAGAAGGTAAGGAAGTTTTCCACCACTCTTCTGCACATTTATTGGGTATGGCTGTTCAACATCTTTGGCCTAATGCTCGTTTAACGGTAGGACCCGTTATTGAGAATGGTCCAGGTTTCTTTTTTTATGATATTGATTTTGGTGATGTTGTCATCACCACAGAGGATTTACCAAAGATAGAAGCAGAGATGGCAAAAATTGTAAAAGAGGATCTCTCGGTAAAACGATGGGAGCTCAAAAAAGAAGAAGCCATTCAAAAATTTAAGAGCGAAAATGAACCATATAAGGTTGAACTCATCCAAGGATTTGATTCCGAAACTGTTTCCCTCTATGGGCAAGGGGATTGGTATGACCTTTGCCGTGGTCCACACGTGCCACGCACTGGACTCTTAAAAGCATTTAAGCTAACAGCCATTTCGGGAGCATATTGGAAGGGTGATTCCAAAAACAAGATGCTGACTCGGATATATGGAGTTTCTTTCCCATCCAAAAAGTTATTGGACGAATACATCTTTCTCATCGAGGAAGCAAAGAAAAGAGACCATAGAAAGTTAGGAAAAGAATTGGATTTGTTTAGTTTCCAAGATGAAGCTCCTGGCTTCCCATTTTGGCACCCTAAAGGAACTCTCCTCTGGAATACTTTAGCCTCCTATATTAGAGAGCAATGTTTCCAAAGAGGTTACCACGAAATCAAAACCCCAACCATCTTAAATTCAACGTTATGGAAGAGGTCAGGCCACTGGGATAACTTCAAAGAAAATATGTACTTCACCGAGATCGATGAAGCCGACTTTGCCGTAAAGCCCATGAACTGCCCCGGCTGTTCCTTGATTTATAAATACCATATGCATTCGTATCGTGAACTTCCCCTCCGCTATATGGAATTGGGAACAGTCCACCGACATGAGATGTCGGGAGTATTACATGGTTTATTCCGAGTGCGCGCCTTTACACAAGATGATGCTCATATCTATGCTCCCTTAGATAAGGTAGAATCAGAGGTAGAAGACATTATCGACTTTACATTTGAGGTGTACAAAAAGTTCGGATTTTCGGAATTTAAAACCTTTATAGCGACAAGGCCAGAAAAATCACAAGGAAGCGACGAAGATTGGAACCTTGCAACCAATGCCCTCCACGATGCCCTCAAAAAGAAAGGTATCGAATACGGCATCAAAGAAGGGGAGGGAGCCTTTTATGGTCCCAAGATCGAATTCAACATCAAAGACTCTTTGGGTCGATTGTGGCAATGTGGGACTGTACAGATTGATTTTTCAATGCCCAACCGTTTTGAATTAGAATTCACAGCCTCCGATGGAAAAAAACATGCACCTGTCATGATCCATCGTGCGATTTATGGCTCCCTGGAACGATTCATTGGAATCCTCATCGAACACTACGAAGGCAAATTCCCTCTTTGGCTGAACCCAACTCAGATCCGCATTGTCACAGTCGCAGAATCTCACAATGATTATGCGAAGGATGTGTTCAGGGATTTGAAGAGCCGAGATTTTCGCGTCGAGATGGACTTGCGAAACGAAAAAATTGGTGCCAAAATCCGAGAATCCATCTTGCGCCGTGCGAACTATACTGTAATCCTTGGCGATAAGGAAAAGGAACAGGGAACAGTTTCCATTCGCCGATTGGGTGAAGAAACTACAGAAACACTTTCTAGAGATGGCTTTTTAGCACTTTTAGTAGGCGAAGTTTCCTGA
- a CDS encoding DUF7738 domain-containing protein → MKSILLSLCIFLLGANLFGKDVAKNKIQFLVEENFISLNDEPLQATLSEEYYVKVLGQYNLKENRPDGLYYTWDQLGIKVKEDPASKQINQISIYLTAGGTSTTKSPFKGKLTIMGKSLSSSASPSAWKNELICQQIFCAFKMDNQTVVTNLTSDQKKFQYVQITLP, encoded by the coding sequence ATGAAATCGATACTGCTTAGTCTTTGTATATTTTTATTAGGAGCCAATCTCTTTGGAAAAGATGTCGCAAAAAATAAAATCCAATTCCTCGTCGAAGAAAATTTTATCTCGCTAAATGACGAGCCCTTACAAGCTACTCTTTCAGAAGAATACTATGTGAAAGTTTTGGGACAATACAATCTCAAGGAAAATCGACCAGACGGTCTCTACTATACTTGGGACCAATTGGGCATCAAAGTAAAAGAAGACCCAGCCAGTAAACAAATCAATCAAATCTCAATCTATCTAACTGCAGGAGGAACAAGCACCACCAAATCTCCGTTTAAAGGTAAACTTACCATTATGGGCAAATCACTTTCTTCCTCTGCTAGTCCAAGCGCATGGAAAAATGAGCTTATCTGCCAGCAGATCTTTTGTGCTTTTAAAATGGATAACCAGACAGTGGTCACAAATTTGACCTCTGACCAAAAAAAGTTCCAATACGTGCAGATCACACTTCCGTGA
- the rplT gene encoding 50S ribosomal protein L20, translating into MPRAVNGTIHKNRRKKVLQKAKGFRGARSKLFRTAKSAVMKAGQWAYRDRRKKKSEFRKLWITRINAAVRENGMSYSKFIHALKTHGINLDRKTLADLAYNHKEVFNALVEKTKVSK; encoded by the coding sequence ATGCCACGTGCCGTCAACGGAACTATCCATAAAAATAGAAGAAAAAAAGTCCTCCAAAAAGCGAAAGGCTTTCGTGGTGCTCGATCAAAACTCTTCAGGACAGCAAAGTCTGCTGTTATGAAAGCAGGCCAGTGGGCCTATCGTGACCGTCGCAAGAAAAAATCAGAGTTTCGGAAACTTTGGATCACAAGGATCAATGCAGCTGTTCGTGAAAATGGAATGTCTTATTCCAAGTTCATACATGCATTGAAAACCCACGGGATCAATTTAGACCGCAAAACTTTGGCGGACCTTGCATACAACCACAAAGAAGTGTTCAATGCCCTGGTAGAAAAAACCAAGGTATCAAAATAA
- a CDS encoding 5-formyltetrahydrofolate cyclo-ligase, which translates to MNLLEKPEARKRLKELLPVLSRRDEAEGIILRRLLQELSGKERLIFYVADPRLEVDVLPLTESTPLPRPSAFWEFRHPAKYFFPKVNPRGTLSFVRPHSWERGQFGLWEPIGIEEISPEEADLILVPALGFSETGERLGRGAGYYDRTLSSPAVFKKTIGLTFSAVFPVPFRTEEHDQKVGKIITETSIHSFLD; encoded by the coding sequence TTGAATCTACTCGAAAAGCCAGAAGCCAGAAAACGACTCAAAGAGTTGTTACCGGTTTTGAGCCGAAGGGATGAGGCTGAAGGCATCATCCTTCGGCGTTTGTTGCAAGAACTTTCAGGCAAAGAAAGGCTTATATTTTACGTCGCGGACCCTCGTTTGGAAGTCGACGTACTTCCCCTAACGGAATCGACTCCCTTACCTAGGCCCAGTGCCTTTTGGGAGTTCCGTCACCCAGCCAAATATTTTTTTCCAAAAGTCAATCCTCGGGGAACTTTATCCTTTGTAAGGCCTCATTCTTGGGAGCGCGGACAGTTTGGACTTTGGGAGCCGATTGGGATTGAGGAGATATCCCCAGAAGAAGCCGATTTGATTCTGGTTCCTGCCTTAGGATTCTCAGAAACGGGGGAGCGATTGGGCCGCGGGGCGGGTTATTATGACCGAACCCTTTCGTCTCCTGCTGTGTTCAAAAAAACGATAGGACTTACATTTTCCGCAGTTTTTCCCGTTCCCTTCCGAACAGAAGAACATGATCAGAAAGTAGGAAAAATCATCACAGAAACGAGCATACACTCGTTTTTGGATTGA
- the infC gene encoding translation initiation factor IF-3 translates to MQKRPNPRGNPNQDKFAHIRINEQITGVSTVRLVSDEGSDIVTFDEALRRAKEANLDLVEVSGDQDVHVCKLIDFGKYKFELLKKTKEAKKKQHIVTVKEIKIRPRIDNHDFEIKKRHALEFLSKGDKVKVTLRFRGREMVHSEIGMNIINRFVEDLKEQASPEKLPVHDGKTIVVVLNPIAQSKG, encoded by the coding sequence ATGCAGAAAAGGCCCAACCCGAGAGGGAACCCAAACCAAGATAAATTTGCCCACATAAGAATCAATGAGCAGATCACAGGAGTGAGTACCGTAAGGCTCGTTTCAGATGAAGGATCTGATATCGTAACATTTGATGAAGCTTTGCGAAGAGCAAAGGAAGCTAACTTGGATTTGGTGGAAGTTTCGGGAGATCAAGATGTGCATGTGTGCAAATTGATCGATTTTGGTAAGTACAAATTCGAACTTCTCAAAAAGACAAAAGAAGCGAAAAAGAAACAACACATTGTCACTGTCAAAGAGATCAAAATCAGACCTCGTATTGACAACCATGACTTTGAGATTAAGAAGAGACACGCGCTGGAATTCCTGTCTAAAGGGGATAAGGTGAAAGTAACTCTTCGATTCCGAGGCAGAGAGATGGTTCACTCTGAAATCGGAATGAATATTATTAACCGGTTCGTCGAGGACCTAAAAGAGCAAGCCTCTCCCGAAAAGTTACCGGTACACGACGGAAAAACCATAGTGGTCGTGCTGAACCCAATCGCCCAAAGTAAGGGCTGA
- a CDS encoding chemotaxis protein CheW has product MDQEKYALSLAERTKAEAENEIGDLEQFLTFTIDKEYFGLPLLHVHEILKPVMITRIPNVEEYILGVINLRGEIIPIVDLKKRFHQIDSEIFPISRIIVIMLNEKRCGILVDEVKQVVKIQKAMISSTVDDLSLNYSKMVESVSRFEGNLILNLDFSQIVEFISVNK; this is encoded by the coding sequence ATGGACCAAGAAAAGTATGCTCTCAGTTTAGCCGAAAGAACCAAAGCAGAAGCAGAAAATGAAATAGGGGATTTGGAACAATTCCTTACGTTTACAATCGATAAAGAATACTTTGGTCTTCCCTTATTGCATGTTCATGAGATATTAAAGCCTGTAATGATCACTCGTATACCCAATGTCGAAGAATACATATTAGGTGTGATCAACCTACGAGGAGAGATCATCCCTATCGTGGATCTCAAAAAACGCTTTCATCAAATCGATTCCGAAATCTTCCCTATCTCCCGCATTATAGTCATTATGCTAAATGAAAAAAGGTGTGGTATCTTAGTCGATGAAGTTAAACAAGTTGTGAAAATCCAAAAGGCTATGATTAGCTCAACTGTTGATGATCTATCCCTCAATTATTCAAAGATGGTTGAATCGGTGTCTCGCTTCGAAGGCAATTTAATTTTAAATTTGGATTTTTCTCAGATCGTAGAATTTATCTCGGTCAACAAGTAG
- a CDS encoding alpha/beta fold hydrolase: MNRFLFSISFFALVFLAKNPVFGETVLGLGYKKIGVGTRNIVMLPGIGDLKENYLDLATELSQEAQIHLLDLRGTGESRTDFASYGADETANDLEAFIVQNDLRNVIIVGNSMTCASAILVATRIPERIQHIFLTGPFVEDKELSWGLKWGIKAMFNGPWGAWMFQNYYMSLYPVTKPKDLETHASRIYENLKEKDRLTAVRSMFLASKPKSAEALFKLKVPHTFVMGDKDPDFDDPVSEAKRLQKITNGDLEIFEGSGHYPYKDNFKRLAQVIRRQWEKN, translated from the coding sequence ATGAATCGTTTTCTGTTTTCTATTTCATTTTTTGCCTTGGTTTTTCTGGCAAAGAATCCTGTTTTTGGGGAAACCGTATTGGGATTGGGCTACAAAAAAATCGGTGTTGGGACAAGAAACATAGTGATGTTACCGGGTATAGGAGATTTGAAAGAGAACTATCTGGATTTGGCTACCGAACTTAGCCAAGAAGCCCAAATCCATTTATTGGACCTACGGGGAACAGGTGAATCAAGGACAGACTTTGCTTCCTACGGAGCGGATGAAACTGCAAACGATTTGGAGGCCTTTATCGTGCAGAATGATTTGAGAAATGTGATCATCGTCGGCAATTCTATGACCTGTGCCTCTGCAATCTTAGTGGCCACTCGCATACCAGAACGCATCCAACATATATTTTTAACAGGTCCCTTTGTTGAGGACAAAGAATTAAGTTGGGGACTCAAATGGGGAATCAAGGCTATGTTTAATGGTCCTTGGGGAGCTTGGATGTTCCAGAATTATTATATGAGTTTATATCCAGTTACCAAGCCAAAAGATTTAGAGACACATGCATCTCGCATTTATGAAAACCTAAAGGAAAAAGATAGATTAACGGCTGTTCGGTCCATGTTCCTTGCATCTAAACCTAAATCGGCCGAGGCACTTTTTAAGCTAAAAGTGCCACATACCTTTGTGATGGGAGACAAAGACCCAGACTTTGATGATCCCGTTTCGGAAGCAAAGAGGCTACAAAAGATCACGAATGGAGATCTAGAAATTTTCGAAGGAAGTGGTCATTATCCTTATAAAGATAATTTTAAGAGATTAGCGCAGGTAATTCGGAGACAATGGGAAAAAAACTAG
- a CDS encoding LIC_13029 family protein: MDAEKEDRAKALAAIREREQSAQNLVRKEALLCFRIIQRQEEAREGSAQILRDTFIKNFLSLASEFDLKSDEKFRNTLQKVITSSGRFRLADLNEFCTKISQAFRKELLYKKDRRNQFSLDVLFQTIDLLSTGKSEEGGSLADKDTSDLSHTEKESMLQHFRAYNTMNAKILAQSSLKDALLKREQLEDEVALAFKDLTITSVELIFRNIIAQHLLAKKYRCDTLISEWAKEYGFDEEMKQRVAKYIPPDTALLQFRTKYAQAVQSSKNQDQGSLDVFESDLFLLRSLANYFTSWIMQVSEMISG, translated from the coding sequence ATGGATGCAGAAAAAGAAGACCGCGCAAAGGCATTAGCGGCCATTCGCGAACGGGAGCAAAGTGCTCAGAATTTAGTCCGAAAGGAGGCTTTGCTCTGCTTTCGGATCATCCAAAGGCAAGAGGAGGCACGTGAAGGTTCGGCTCAGATCCTACGCGATACCTTTATCAAAAACTTTTTGTCACTCGCATCCGAGTTTGACCTTAAATCTGACGAAAAATTTCGCAACACTCTCCAAAAGGTGATCACGAGCTCAGGTCGTTTCCGTCTTGCAGACCTGAATGAATTTTGTACCAAGATTTCGCAAGCCTTCCGAAAGGAACTTCTCTACAAAAAAGATAGGCGCAACCAGTTCTCACTCGATGTTCTATTCCAAACCATTGACCTTCTCAGCACAGGTAAAAGCGAGGAAGGCGGAAGCCTTGCTGACAAAGACACAAGCGACCTCTCGCACACCGAAAAAGAGTCTATGCTCCAGCATTTCCGGGCATACAATACTATGAATGCCAAGATCCTAGCCCAAAGTTCCTTGAAGGATGCCCTCCTCAAAAGAGAGCAATTGGAGGATGAAGTGGCTTTGGCTTTTAAAGACCTTACCATAACCTCGGTAGAGCTGATCTTTCGTAATATCATAGCCCAACATCTACTCGCGAAGAAATACCGTTGTGATACTTTGATCTCGGAATGGGCCAAAGAATATGGTTTCGATGAAGAGATGAAACAGAGAGTGGCAAAGTACATCCCACCTGATACTGCCCTCCTACAATTCCGAACCAAATATGCCCAAGCTGTCCAATCCAGCAAAAACCAGGACCAAGGCTCTTTGGATGTCTTTGAATCCGACCTCTTTCTCCTTAGGTCTTTGGCAAATTACTTCACATCTTGGATTATGCAGGTTTCGGAGATGATTTCCGGTTAG